Proteins from one Candidatus Micrarchaeum acidiphilum ARMAN-2 genomic window:
- a CDS encoding zinc finger C2H2-type domain protein gives MENKTTIGDIAVIKTANHGEGVPSGIKVYKCPYIGCDKYFTNSAGIYLHRKLDHGEIADDISSKGRKMNLKREFQKDKYISLKDSLKLFAHGYALMLKEKKYFAELEKKRKKGLHA, from the coding sequence ATGGAGAATAAAACCACTATAGGAGATATCGCGGTAATCAAGACCGCTAACCACGGGGAAGGCGTACCATCCGGGATAAAAGTCTATAAATGCCCATACATCGGCTGCGATAAATATTTCACGAATAGTGCAGGCATCTATCTCCACCGTAAGCTAGACCATGGAGAGATAGCGGATGATATTTCGTCCAAGGGAAGGAAGATGAACCTAAAGCGTGAATTCCAGAAAGACAAGTACATATCGCTGAAGGACAGCCTCAAACTGTTTGCTCATGGATATGCGCTTATGTTGAAAGAAAAAAAGTATTTTGCTGAACTCGAGAAAAAGAGAAAGAAGGGATTACATGCCTAA